In Synechococcus sp. Nb3U1, one DNA window encodes the following:
- the nth gene encoding endonuclease III: MASKRTLRQRALEILTRLKQHYPDSTCALQYQTPLQLLVATILSAQCTDERVNRVTPELFRRFPDAQALAMAPREEIETLIHSTGFYRNKAKHIQGACQKILTDFGGELPRTMPELLTLPGVARKTANVVLAHAFGINAGVTVDTHVKRLSRRLGLTEQEDPVRIEKDLMQLLPQSDWENWSIRLIAHGRAICEARKPRCDQCFLADLCPTAPLIQPASPKTKDKTKVPSQARA, from the coding sequence ATGGCCAGCAAACGCACCCTGCGCCAACGGGCTTTGGAGATTCTGACCCGTCTGAAGCAGCACTATCCCGACTCCACCTGTGCCCTTCAGTACCAAACGCCGCTGCAACTGCTGGTGGCCACCATCCTTTCGGCCCAGTGTACGGATGAACGGGTGAACCGCGTTACTCCGGAGCTGTTCCGCCGCTTCCCCGATGCTCAGGCCCTGGCAATGGCCCCACGGGAGGAGATCGAGACCCTGATTCACTCCACCGGCTTCTACCGCAACAAAGCCAAGCATATTCAAGGGGCTTGCCAGAAGATCCTGACGGATTTTGGTGGTGAACTGCCCCGTACGATGCCTGAGCTGCTCACCCTACCTGGGGTGGCCCGTAAGACCGCCAATGTGGTTTTGGCCCATGCCTTTGGCATCAATGCCGGGGTGACCGTCGATACCCACGTGAAACGGCTCAGCCGTCGCCTAGGCTTGACGGAGCAAGAGGATCCCGTGCGTATTGAGAAAGATCTGATGCAGCTCTTGCCTCAGTCGGATTGGGAAAACTGGTCGATCCGGCTCATCGCTCACGGACGCGCCATTTGTGAGGCCCGCAAGCCCCGGTGTGATCAGTGTTTTTTGGCAGATCTTTGCCCCACTGCCCCCCTTATTCAGCCAGCGAGCCCCAAGACCAAGGATAAAACCAAAGTTCCTTCACAAGCCAGGGCGTGA
- the rapZ gene encoding RNase adapter RapZ encodes MRAATPILAIAGLTGAGKTLAVQQLEQLGYVGLEGIPPAHVLPLIEAMRPQHQALVVTLNLRQPDYLEQLPALDAWLQTEGIPFLFLEASPQVLLNRLSAHRRPHPHQSAACGLLEAIDLERLALRPARERCTHLLDTSDLNSQQLRQQLEALIQGIPQPLNLSLISFGFKYGIPSDANLMFDVRFLPNPFFQPHLRPLTGQDPLLQEFLFADPVTQSAYGHIFSLIQEFLPHYQAERRPHLALAIGCTGGQHRSVALVERLAQDLQPWLAAEHGLPRLSVQVHHRHLLDSQRELEARFGSVPEVRIPDGTLARTAVAPVIPHG; translated from the coding sequence ATGCGAGCAGCAACACCGATTTTGGCAATTGCGGGATTGACGGGGGCAGGTAAAACCCTGGCGGTTCAGCAGTTGGAGCAGTTGGGCTATGTGGGCCTGGAAGGGATCCCACCCGCCCATGTCCTCCCTCTGATCGAGGCGATGCGCCCCCAGCATCAGGCTCTGGTGGTAACCCTCAACCTGCGCCAGCCCGATTACCTAGAACAGCTCCCCGCCCTCGATGCCTGGTTGCAAACGGAAGGGATCCCCTTCTTATTCTTGGAGGCCAGCCCCCAGGTGCTGCTGAACCGCCTGAGTGCCCACCGCCGCCCCCACCCCCACCAATCTGCGGCTTGCGGCCTCCTGGAAGCGATTGATCTAGAACGGCTGGCCCTGCGCCCGGCCCGTGAACGCTGTACCCACCTCCTGGACACCTCGGATCTGAATAGCCAGCAGCTGCGGCAGCAGTTGGAAGCCCTAATCCAAGGGATCCCGCAACCTCTCAACCTCAGCCTGATTAGCTTTGGGTTCAAGTACGGCATCCCCTCAGATGCCAACTTGATGTTCGATGTGCGGTTTTTGCCCAATCCTTTTTTTCAACCGCATCTGCGTCCCTTGACCGGACAGGATCCCCTGTTGCAGGAGTTTCTCTTCGCAGATCCCGTCACCCAATCTGCCTATGGGCACATTTTCTCCCTGATTCAGGAGTTTTTGCCCCACTACCAGGCGGAGCGTCGCCCTCACCTAGCCCTTGCCATCGGCTGTACGGGTGGTCAGCACCGCTCTGTGGCCCTGGTAGAGCGCTTGGCGCAGGACTTGCAGCCTTGGTTGGCTGCCGAACATGGTTTACCCCGTCTCAGTGTGCAGGTACACCATCGTCATTTGCTGGATTCACAGCGGGAGCTAGAGGCTCGTTTTGGTTCGGTGCCTGAGGTTAGGATCCCGGACGGCACCCTAGCCAGAACGGCAGTTGCTCCTGTTATCCCCCATGGTTAG
- a CDS encoding gluconeogenesis factor YvcK family protein, giving the protein MVRPVRTNGNKLPPSRWSLYRHLASWPGSGWKWLSPGLSVKRWLSLAIGGVLLMVLGIAIWTELTPVFRLKQLIDFTLRLITTWIPNNISGPLVTGIGLLLVVLGFYSAMRSIEDVLIPEGDEALVDKLLSRRRLSRGPRIVVLGGGTGLSHLLRGLKRYSSNITAVVTVADDGGSSGRLRREIGVLPPGDIRNCLTALANEEKLLTELFQYRFQSGDGLTGHSFGNLFITALTAVTGGDLIRAITATSQVLAIQGRVLPATLADVTLWAELSDGRRVVGESNIAKAGGHIRRIGCDPPNPPAIPEVIEAIQSAEFLVLGPGSLYTSVIPNLLVPEIVEAIAKNTAPHIYVCNIMTEPGETDGYTVGDHVMALDQVAGIRLFDGVLVQRELPSARALEHYRRSGSEFVPLDPDKLAYLGCRAVLANVMQEDPETGLVRHNPERLAAMLMRWFDRHRPL; this is encoded by the coding sequence ATGGTTAGGCCTGTTCGTACCAATGGCAATAAATTACCTCCCTCTCGCTGGAGTCTGTACCGTCACTTGGCCAGTTGGCCAGGAAGCGGATGGAAATGGCTCTCTCCCGGCCTATCGGTCAAACGCTGGCTGAGCCTAGCGATTGGGGGTGTGCTACTGATGGTGCTGGGCATTGCCATCTGGACGGAACTCACCCCGGTTTTTCGTCTCAAACAGCTGATTGACTTTACCCTCCGCCTGATCACCACCTGGATCCCAAACAACATCAGCGGCCCTCTGGTGACTGGGATCGGCTTACTGCTGGTGGTGCTCGGGTTCTACAGTGCCATGCGCTCCATTGAGGATGTTTTGATCCCGGAAGGGGACGAAGCCCTGGTGGATAAGCTCCTGTCTCGCCGTCGCCTCAGTCGGGGGCCACGCATTGTGGTGTTGGGAGGAGGCACCGGACTTTCCCACCTGCTGCGGGGCTTGAAACGCTATAGCTCCAACATTACCGCTGTGGTGACGGTTGCCGACGACGGAGGATCCTCAGGACGGCTGCGGCGGGAGATTGGCGTGCTGCCCCCCGGAGATATCCGCAACTGTCTCACGGCCCTAGCGAATGAAGAAAAACTGCTCACGGAGTTGTTTCAATATCGCTTCCAATCGGGGGATGGGCTGACGGGGCACAGCTTTGGCAACCTTTTCATTACAGCCCTGACTGCGGTCACCGGGGGCGACTTGATTCGGGCCATCACTGCTACCTCTCAAGTTCTAGCGATCCAGGGACGGGTGTTGCCTGCCACCTTGGCAGATGTCACTCTATGGGCGGAACTGAGTGATGGCCGCCGGGTAGTGGGGGAGTCAAACATTGCCAAAGCTGGTGGGCACATTCGCCGGATCGGCTGTGATCCACCCAACCCTCCGGCTATACCTGAGGTCATCGAGGCTATTCAGTCGGCAGAGTTTTTGGTCTTGGGGCCGGGCAGCCTCTACACCAGCGTGATTCCCAATTTGTTGGTGCCCGAAATTGTCGAGGCCATCGCCAAAAACACCGCCCCCCACATCTACGTGTGTAACATCATGACGGAGCCGGGTGAAACAGATGGCTACACGGTTGGGGATCATGTCATGGCGCTGGATCAAGTGGCCGGGATCCGTCTCTTCGACGGGGTATTGGTGCAGCGGGAGTTGCCCTCGGCGCGGGCGTTGGAGCATTATCGGCGTAGCGGCTCGGAGTTTGTGCCGTTGGATCCCGATAAACTGGCCTACCTGGGGTGTCGGGCGGTATTGGCCAATGTGATGCAAGAAGATCCCGAGACAGGCTTGGTGCGCCATAACCCAGAACGGCTGGCTGCTATGCTGATGCGCTGGTTCGACCGACATCGCCCCCTTTAG
- the sppA gene encoding signal peptide peptidase SppA, with the protein MLKRLFLGGLRRRIGRIEVTGAIDGKTRERVLKALKEVEEKHIPAVVLRIDSPGGTVADSQEIYNALLRLREQKGTHIIASFGNIAASGGIYIAMGAEKIMSNPGTITGSIGVIIRGNNIERLLDKVGISFKVIKSGPYKDILSFDRELTSEERNILQELIDITYSQFVQTVATARKLSLNVVRTFADGRIFSGEQALNLGVVDRLGTEEDARLWAAELAGLEPDTKFYDLIPRRTGLARLIPGGDALARLHFDVVSSGLPLWLYTGF; encoded by the coding sequence ATGCTAAAGCGGTTATTTTTGGGTGGCTTGCGTCGACGAATTGGCCGCATTGAGGTAACTGGGGCCATTGATGGCAAAACTCGCGAACGTGTCTTAAAAGCCTTGAAAGAGGTGGAGGAAAAACATATTCCTGCTGTGGTGCTGCGGATTGATAGCCCTGGTGGTACCGTGGCCGATTCCCAAGAAATCTATAATGCCCTCCTCCGCTTGCGAGAACAAAAAGGCACCCATATTATTGCTAGCTTTGGCAACATTGCTGCCTCTGGAGGCATTTACATCGCCATGGGCGCCGAAAAAATTATGTCCAATCCGGGTACGATCACCGGTAGTATTGGCGTGATTATTCGGGGCAATAATATCGAGCGCCTCCTGGACAAGGTGGGGATCTCCTTTAAGGTGATCAAGTCTGGCCCCTATAAAGATATTCTCTCCTTTGATCGTGAGTTGACTTCAGAAGAACGAAACATCCTGCAAGAGCTGATTGATATTACCTACAGCCAGTTTGTGCAGACAGTGGCAACAGCTCGCAAGCTGAGCTTGAACGTGGTAAGAACCTTTGCCGATGGGCGCATTTTTAGTGGGGAACAGGCCCTCAATTTGGGTGTGGTGGATCGGTTAGGCACAGAAGAAGATGCCCGCCTATGGGCGGCGGAACTAGCAGGGCTAGAGCCGGATACCAAGTTTTATGATCTGATCCCACGGCGCACTGGCTTGGCGCGGCTGATCCCTGGGGGAGATGCCCTGGCGCGTTTGCATTTTGATGTGGTGAGCTCTGGTCTACCCCTCTGGCTTTACACAGGCTTTTGA
- a CDS encoding phytoene desaturase family protein, which translates to MSYDAVVIGGGHNGLVSACYLAKAGKKVLVLERYHTVGGAAITEEIHPGFRVSVASYSCSLLRPEIIRDLRLPEYGFEVYAKQPSYFMPFPDGQHLFLYADNRAKSKAEIAKFSDKDAEAYDRWEDFWDRVNEVIEPTLMQPPISLGQLAERFAQAGYEDDFRRIMLLSTTDLLDEFFESDQVKAAMAPQSLIGTAAGPMTPGTPYVWLIHAVGRAIGMRGVWGYVRGGMGAITQAMAKAALDLGVEIRTSAPVVEILVEARQATGVVLETGETIRARAVLSNAHPQMTFLKLCPTGSLPEAFRVHLERNYRTSGPVYKLNLALEELPRYTAAPAEIAPEVVSSATVDIAPSVAYLERAWDDYKYGIPSRDPFIEIYSQSPTDRTMAPEGKHILSCFCQFVPYHPKGRDWNDGLREEFANRVIDKIAQFAPNIQNAVIARQMLSPVDLEARFGLMGGSIFHGEITPDQSYDLRPISGFADYRSPIAGLYLCGSGAHPGGGVTGIPGHNCAQVVLGDFPKL; encoded by the coding sequence ATGAGCTACGACGCAGTGGTGATTGGCGGTGGGCACAACGGCTTGGTCAGTGCCTGCTATTTGGCCAAGGCGGGCAAAAAAGTGTTGGTGCTCGAGCGCTATCACACCGTCGGTGGGGCAGCGATTACCGAAGAGATCCATCCAGGGTTTCGCGTGTCGGTGGCTTCCTACTCCTGCAGCTTGCTGCGACCCGAGATCATCCGTGACCTGCGCCTGCCAGAGTACGGCTTTGAGGTGTACGCCAAGCAGCCCTCCTACTTCATGCCTTTCCCGGATGGGCAGCACCTCTTCCTCTACGCCGACAACCGCGCCAAAAGCAAAGCGGAAATTGCCAAGTTCTCTGACAAAGATGCCGAAGCCTACGACCGCTGGGAAGACTTTTGGGATCGGGTGAATGAGGTGATTGAGCCGACCTTGATGCAGCCTCCTATTTCACTGGGGCAATTGGCGGAGCGCTTCGCTCAGGCAGGGTATGAGGATGATTTTCGCCGCATTATGCTGCTTTCCACCACCGATCTGCTGGATGAATTTTTCGAGTCGGATCAGGTGAAGGCGGCAATGGCGCCACAATCTTTGATTGGCACGGCAGCTGGGCCGATGACCCCCGGCACGCCCTATGTTTGGCTAATTCATGCGGTGGGCCGGGCGATTGGGATGCGGGGGGTATGGGGCTATGTGCGCGGGGGCATGGGGGCGATCACCCAGGCCATGGCCAAGGCGGCCCTGGATTTGGGGGTGGAGATTCGCACCTCAGCTCCAGTAGTCGAGATCTTGGTCGAAGCTAGGCAAGCCACCGGAGTGGTGCTGGAAACGGGCGAGACGATTCGCGCGCGAGCGGTACTTTCCAATGCCCATCCGCAGATGACTTTCTTGAAACTGTGCCCCACGGGATCCCTGCCAGAAGCGTTTCGGGTGCACCTGGAACGGAACTATCGCACTTCTGGCCCCGTTTACAAACTGAACTTGGCTCTAGAAGAATTGCCCCGCTACACGGCAGCCCCCGCCGAGATAGCCCCAGAAGTGGTGAGTTCGGCGACAGTGGATATTGCCCCTTCGGTGGCCTACCTGGAGCGGGCCTGGGATGACTACAAGTACGGGATCCCCTCTCGGGATCCGTTTATCGAGATCTATAGCCAATCCCCCACAGATCGAACGATGGCCCCGGAGGGTAAACATATCCTCTCCTGTTTCTGCCAGTTTGTGCCCTACCACCCAAAAGGACGGGATTGGAACGATGGCCTACGAGAAGAATTTGCCAATCGGGTAATCGATAAAATTGCCCAGTTTGCCCCCAATATCCAAAATGCCGTGATCGCACGGCAGATGTTGTCACCGGTGGATTTAGAAGCCCGCTTCGGCCTGATGGGGGGCAGCATTTTTCATGGGGAAATTACGCCGGATCAAAGCTATGATCTCCGGCCCATCTCTGGCTTTGCCGATTACCGCTCCCCGATTGCCGGTCTTTATTTGTGTGGCTCCGGGGCGCATCCTGGCGGAGGAGTGACAGGGATCCCTGGCCATAATTGCGCCCAGGTGGTGCTTGGCGACTTCCCGAAACTTTAA
- the argJ gene encoding bifunctional glutamate N-acetyltransferase/amino-acid acetyltransferase ArgJ produces the protein MGSRFQKVEGAVTAPRGFQAAGVAAGLKPSGAADLALIVSECDAVGAGVFTTSQVKAACVTYGQGILAQQQPVRAILCNAGQANACTGEEGDRNNAQMAAWVGEQLGIPAAQVLTASTGVIGRQLDMPKIQAALPSLVKTLSAEGGENAARAIITTDLVTKSIALETEIMGYTVRVGGISKGSGMIHPNLATMLAFLTCDAAVEPSLWQGILQRAADLSFNQITVDGDTSTNDMLLALANGKSGIPTLQPGTEAAQILAEMVNTVCIHLAKAIARDGEGATKLLEIQVRGAVEDAAARQMARVIASSPLVKSAAFGNDPNWGRVAAAAGRAGIPFDSRRLDIYLGEFLLMQAGMPLAFDRKAASAYLKGDPVTFTVDLHQGSGQGIAWGCDLSYDYVRINAEYTT, from the coding sequence ATGGGATCCCGATTTCAGAAAGTTGAAGGCGCCGTCACTGCCCCACGGGGGTTTCAAGCTGCCGGGGTAGCCGCCGGGTTAAAGCCCTCAGGGGCTGCGGATCTGGCCTTGATTGTTTCTGAGTGTGATGCGGTCGGGGCGGGGGTTTTTACCACCAGCCAGGTGAAGGCGGCCTGTGTCACCTACGGACAAGGGATCCTCGCCCAACAGCAGCCGGTACGGGCCATCCTCTGCAATGCTGGCCAAGCCAACGCCTGCACCGGAGAAGAAGGAGATCGCAACAACGCGCAGATGGCCGCCTGGGTAGGAGAACAGTTGGGGATCCCGGCTGCACAGGTGCTGACTGCTTCGACGGGGGTGATCGGGCGACAATTGGATATGCCGAAAATTCAAGCGGCTCTGCCCAGTTTGGTTAAAACTCTCTCCGCAGAAGGGGGGGAGAACGCGGCCCGCGCCATCATCACCACCGATCTGGTGACCAAGAGCATTGCCCTAGAGACTGAGATTATGGGATATACCGTCCGGGTGGGGGGTATCAGCAAGGGATCCGGCATGATCCATCCCAACTTAGCCACGATGCTGGCCTTTCTCACCTGTGATGCCGCCGTCGAACCCTCCCTATGGCAGGGGATCCTGCAACGGGCTGCGGATCTGAGCTTTAACCAAATCACCGTGGATGGGGATACCAGCACCAACGACATGCTCCTGGCCCTGGCCAACGGCAAAAGCGGGATCCCGACCCTGCAACCGGGTACAGAAGCCGCCCAGATTTTGGCGGAGATGGTGAACACAGTTTGTATTCATCTGGCCAAGGCCATTGCCCGCGATGGAGAAGGGGCCACCAAGCTGCTGGAAATTCAGGTGCGTGGAGCTGTAGAGGATGCGGCAGCCCGGCAAATGGCCCGTGTGATCGCCAGTTCCCCCTTGGTCAAGTCGGCAGCTTTTGGCAACGATCCCAACTGGGGCCGGGTGGCAGCAGCAGCGGGTCGGGCAGGGATCCCGTTCGACAGCCGCCGGTTGGATATTTACCTGGGGGAATTTCTGCTGATGCAGGCAGGGATGCCCTTGGCTTTTGATCGCAAAGCCGCCTCAGCGTATCTGAAAGGGGATCCGGTAACCTTCACGGTCGATCTGCACCAGGGATCCGGCCAGGGTATTGCTTGGGGATGCGATCTCAGCTACGACTACGTGCGCATCAACGCCGAATACACCACCTAA
- the speB gene encoding agmatinase, whose amino-acid sequence MTTESNVNNGFSSEAQAALAKEAGLSLSGWQQEVSRGLEFGLEAAASIGDRSIPTFSRGELPHYAGINTFLKAPYLEDVRKVGEYDVAVVGVPHDSGTTYRPGTRFGPQGIRRISALYTPYNFEFGVDLREQITLCDVGDIFTIPANNEKSFDQISKGVAHIFGSGAFPIILGGDHSIGFPTVRGVCRHLGDKKVGIIHFDRHVDTQETDLDERMHTCPWFHATNIRNAPAHNLVQLGIGGWQVPRQGVKVCRERATNILTVTDITEMGLDAAADFALEKALDGTDCVYISFDIDCIDAGFVPGTGWPEPGGLLPREALYLLKRIVREAPVCGLEVVEVSPPYDISDITALMATRVICDTLAHLVVSGQLPRREKPAYLHPEAEPEMAGDWR is encoded by the coding sequence ATGACCACCGAATCGAACGTGAATAACGGTTTTTCCAGCGAGGCCCAAGCCGCTCTGGCCAAAGAGGCGGGGCTATCCTTATCAGGCTGGCAACAGGAAGTCAGCCGGGGCCTGGAATTTGGCCTGGAGGCCGCAGCCAGCATCGGCGACCGCTCCATTCCCACCTTCTCGCGTGGCGAATTGCCCCATTATGCGGGCATCAACACCTTCCTCAAGGCTCCTTATCTAGAGGATGTGCGCAAAGTCGGCGAGTACGATGTGGCGGTGGTGGGGGTTCCCCACGATTCTGGCACCACCTATCGACCTGGCACCCGCTTTGGCCCACAAGGGATCCGGCGCATTTCCGCCCTTTACACCCCCTACAACTTCGAGTTTGGCGTGGATCTGCGGGAGCAAATCACCCTCTGTGATGTCGGCGATATTTTCACGATCCCAGCCAACAACGAAAAATCCTTCGACCAAATCTCCAAAGGTGTGGCCCATATTTTCGGCTCCGGGGCCTTCCCGATCATCCTCGGCGGCGATCACTCGATTGGCTTCCCGACGGTACGGGGGGTCTGTCGCCACCTGGGGGATAAAAAAGTCGGCATCATCCACTTCGACCGCCATGTGGATACCCAAGAGACCGATCTGGATGAGCGCATGCACACCTGCCCTTGGTTTCACGCCACCAACATTCGCAACGCGCCCGCCCACAACCTGGTACAACTGGGCATCGGCGGCTGGCAAGTGCCCCGGCAAGGGGTGAAGGTGTGTCGGGAGCGGGCCACCAACATCCTCACAGTAACGGATATCACCGAAATGGGGTTGGATGCGGCGGCAGATTTTGCCCTTGAAAAAGCCCTGGATGGCACCGATTGTGTATACATCAGCTTCGACATCGACTGCATCGATGCAGGCTTTGTGCCAGGTACGGGTTGGCCAGAACCGGGCGGGTTACTGCCCCGAGAAGCGCTCTACCTGCTCAAGCGCATCGTACGGGAGGCGCCCGTGTGTGGGCTAGAGGTGGTGGAAGTATCGCCCCCCTACGACATTAGCGACATCACTGCCCTGATGGCCACCCGAGTTATTTGCGATACGCTGGCCCACTTGGTGGTGTCTGGGCAACTGCCCCGCCGCGAAAAACCCGCCTACCTTCACCCCGAAGCAGAACCAGAAATGGCAGGCGACTGGAGGTGA
- the hypA gene encoding hydrogenase maturation nickel metallochaperone HypA has translation MHETDMTRALIQTLRDWWESQPERPRITHVHLIVGRFTCVEPVSLEFAYAVQTQATFLEGSRLVIRETPLIAYCYSCKQEYKPEIGQRYACPTCGSPMEEIRSGRELKIDQIECLSEVSQGE, from the coding sequence GTGCATGAAACGGATATGACGCGGGCCTTGATCCAAACCCTGCGGGACTGGTGGGAAAGCCAGCCGGAACGACCTCGGATCACCCACGTCCATTTGATCGTCGGGCGGTTCACCTGTGTGGAGCCGGTCAGCCTGGAGTTTGCCTACGCGGTACAGACCCAGGCTACTTTCCTCGAGGGATCCCGGCTGGTGATCCGGGAAACCCCGCTGATCGCCTACTGCTATTCCTGTAAACAAGAATACAAGCCAGAAATCGGCCAACGGTACGCCTGCCCCACCTGTGGATCCCCGATGGAGGAGATCCGCTCAGGCCGGGAACTGAAAATTGACCAGATTGAGTGCCTATCGGAAGTCTCTCAGGGAGAGTGA
- a CDS encoding TMEM14 family protein — protein sequence MVTAQITLLIYGVLLLVGGVIGYAKAKSPKSLLGGLVGSLLSGVSYWLLGSDPRWGLGLGLGTAVLLSIVFGIRYRKTQSFMPAGLLLILSLGVAALLGFSFRLA from the coding sequence ATGGTGACCGCACAAATTACCTTGCTGATCTATGGGGTACTGCTTTTGGTGGGCGGAGTAATCGGCTATGCCAAGGCCAAAAGTCCTAAGTCTTTGCTAGGTGGCTTGGTGGGATCCCTGCTGAGTGGGGTGAGCTACTGGCTGCTGGGTTCGGATCCCCGTTGGGGTCTGGGGTTGGGGTTAGGGACGGCAGTTCTGTTGTCGATTGTGTTTGGCATTCGCTACCGCAAAACCCAAAGTTTTATGCCCGCTGGCTTGCTGTTGATCCTGAGCTTGGGGGTAGCTGCCCTCTTGGGCTTCAGTTTTCGCTTGGCCTAG
- a CDS encoding PPC domain-containing protein, giving the protein MLNLRRSSASPRRWGSRLALSCLALGLASSCGLLNWVRESGSQVGSSLTRSALWRDSQTITGTLGSGDQINPHDGSFLDEISITAQPGQILIASMESEAFDAYLEVVNGQGQVIAFNDDSGSDVNALLAVRLPEGGTYTLRATSFEPESTGDYQLTYTVTQLDWQESHSGRLQPGSLQHPDDGSWMEEHPISARAGQILIASMTSPDFDAFLQLLDPDGEVMAWDDDQGGGTHALMIAFLPRTGTYTLRANTYEPGEQGAYVLQYTLR; this is encoded by the coding sequence ATGTTGAATTTGCGTCGTTCTTCTGCCTCTCCCCGCCGTTGGGGATCCCGTTTGGCCCTCAGTTGCCTGGCCTTGGGGCTGGCCAGCAGTTGTGGATTGCTAAATTGGGTGCGAGAGAGTGGCTCTCAGGTGGGATCCTCTCTGACCCGTTCTGCCCTATGGAGAGACAGCCAAACCATCACCGGAACCCTTGGCTCTGGGGATCAGATCAACCCCCACGATGGCAGCTTTTTGGATGAAATCTCGATTACGGCTCAGCCGGGGCAAATTTTGATCGCGTCTATGGAAAGTGAGGCCTTTGATGCCTATTTGGAAGTGGTGAATGGCCAAGGACAGGTGATCGCCTTTAATGATGACTCTGGCTCCGATGTGAATGCTCTGTTGGCGGTGCGTTTGCCGGAAGGGGGTACCTACACGTTGCGGGCCACCAGCTTTGAACCAGAATCTACTGGCGACTACCAGCTCACCTACACCGTCACCCAACTGGATTGGCAAGAAAGTCACTCCGGTCGTCTGCAGCCGGGATCCCTGCAGCACCCCGACGATGGCAGTTGGATGGAAGAACACCCCATTTCCGCGCGAGCCGGGCAAATTCTGATCGCCTCCATGACCAGCCCGGATTTCGACGCCTTTTTGCAACTGCTGGATCCCGATGGGGAAGTCATGGCTTGGGACGATGACCAGGGGGGCGGAACCCATGCCCTGATGATCGCCTTCCTACCCCGTACAGGTACCTACACCCTACGGGCCAACACCTACGAACCGGGGGAGCAAGGGGCTTACGTATTGCAGTACACATTGCGTTAG
- a CDS encoding methionine gamma-lyase family protein gives MNLVEHLDNAEAALQERFRAIEATLRQNLARVLEAFRAQQVGSHHFAGVSGYGHDDLGRQVLDRVFAQIMGCEAAAVRVQMVSGTHAIACALFGVLRPGDELLAITGPPYDTLEEVIGLRGSGQGSLREFGITYRQLDLLEGSVDWQSLKTALKPQTRLVHIQRSCGYDWRPSFSIAQIAEMIQLVKAQNPEVVVFVDNCYGEFVEAQEPTHVGADLIAGSLIKNPGGTIVPAGGYVAGRAEWVEQATCRLTAPGIGSEGGATLDLNRILFQGVFLAPQMVAEAVKIAHLAAQVFQDLGYPVSPLPQTPRTDIIQAIQLGSPQKLAAFCRAIQRSSPIEAYLTPIPEVMPGYADPVVMAAGTFIAGSSAELSADGPMRDPYTVYLQGGTHLCHGRLALEAVLTAWEAL, from the coding sequence TTGAACCTGGTAGAACATTTGGACAACGCAGAAGCAGCCCTGCAAGAGCGCTTCCGGGCGATTGAAGCCACCTTGCGGCAGAATTTGGCGCGGGTCTTGGAGGCTTTTCGCGCTCAACAGGTGGGATCCCATCATTTTGCTGGGGTTTCTGGCTATGGCCACGACGACTTGGGGCGGCAGGTGTTGGATCGGGTGTTTGCCCAGATCATGGGCTGTGAGGCGGCGGCGGTGCGGGTGCAGATGGTGTCCGGCACCCATGCCATTGCCTGTGCTTTATTTGGGGTACTGCGCCCGGGGGATGAGCTGCTGGCGATCACCGGCCCCCCCTACGACACCCTCGAAGAAGTGATCGGCTTGCGGGGATCCGGGCAGGGATCCCTGCGGGAGTTTGGCATTACCTATCGCCAATTGGATCTGCTCGAAGGATCCGTAGATTGGCAGAGCCTGAAAACGGCGCTTAAGCCCCAAACCCGTCTGGTGCATATTCAGCGCTCCTGTGGCTACGACTGGCGCCCCAGCTTCTCTATTGCCCAAATCGCCGAGATGATCCAGCTTGTCAAAGCTCAAAACCCAGAGGTAGTGGTCTTTGTCGATAACTGCTATGGCGAATTTGTGGAAGCCCAAGAGCCAACCCATGTGGGCGCCGATCTGATCGCTGGATCCCTGATCAAAAATCCGGGTGGCACCATCGTACCTGCGGGGGGGTATGTGGCTGGGCGAGCAGAGTGGGTAGAGCAGGCGACCTGTCGCTTAACGGCGCCGGGCATTGGCTCCGAGGGAGGGGCAACTTTAGATCTAAACCGGATCTTGTTTCAGGGGGTGTTCCTAGCCCCGCAGATGGTGGCTGAAGCTGTCAAGATCGCCCACTTAGCCGCCCAAGTGTTTCAGGATCTGGGCTATCCTGTCTCTCCTTTGCCCCAAACTCCTCGTACCGACATCATTCAGGCCATTCAGCTGGGATCCCCGCAAAAATTGGCAGCCTTTTGCCGAGCCATTCAAAGGAGTTCCCCCATCGAGGCTTATCTCACCCCCATTCCTGAAGTGATGCCCGGTTATGCCGATCCTGTGGTGATGGCGGCGGGCACCTTTATCGCCGGGAGCAGTGCCGAACTTTCTGCGGATGGGCCGATGCGGGATCCCTACACGGTCTATTTGCAAGGGGGAACCCACCTCTGCCACGGGCGCTTGGCCCTAGAAGCGGTGCTCACGGCATGGGAGGCCCTTTGA